Below is a window of Virgibacillus sp. NKC19-3 DNA.
GCCGCAAATCTTAGCACTTCGTCCTGTGTATAATATATTTGCTGTTATTACGGTGGTTGTTACGACGGCTTCGATTGTTCTGATGTATAAAAGTAATCCAAAGTCTAGAAATCTTATGCTTCTCGGTTATATTGCTATTTCCAACCATGGAATATGGAATTATATATGGTCAGGTGAAAGTGTTTATCTGACCTTTTATCCATTTGATATGATGATTGCCGTAACCTGTTATACCATTGTCTGGTTTCAAGGATATTTTCAAAAGCACGAGAAAACAAAGGAATTAGCAAAAAGGTTGAAAAAGGTGAATGATGAAAAGGATCAATTCCTGGCGAATACGTCTCATGAATTCCGTAATCCGTTAAATAGTATATTATTGCTTTCTGAGGCGATACGTGACCGGGAAAAAACGGTATTATCGACGCGGAGTATGAATGAGTTAAATACGGTTTTGAAAGTAGGACAGCAGATGAACTTGCTTTTGACCGATTTATTGCAAGAAAGAGATTTACAGATAAATAAACCGAGGTTAAATAAACAGGCGATTGCATTGGAACCGATTGTCACAGGGGTTATTGATTTATTACAGTTTTCATCCGATATCAAGCAAGTTCAAATGGTAAATCAAATTCCAAGGAATTTTCCTCCTGTATATGCGGACGAAAACCGTGTGATGCAAATTTTATTTAACTTAGTAGAAAATGCCATGAAGCATACCAATCATGGGTCTATCACCATATCCGCTTCTGTAAAAGCAAACGTTGCAGAAATTCATGTGACGGATACAGGAATCGGCATTAGTGAAGAATTACAGCAACGCTTATTTCTCCCTTATGAACAAGGCCAGGACTCAAAGGAAAAGTCCAAGGGAGGTTTTGGTTTAGGATTAACGGTTACCAAACAGCTAGTAGAACTTCATGGAGGAACGATTCATGTATTTTCGAAACAGGGGGAGAAAACAACCTTTACGTTTACGTTAGAATTGGCATCCACAGAAGCAATGCCTCCATCAACGGAAGCGCATGTAAAAATGGCAGCAGCAAAAGAAGAGGAACAATCAGCACGAATGCTTTTGAATAATGAGCAAGCACCATCTGTTTTAATCGTGGATGATGACCCGGCTGGTTTATTAGCATTAACATCCATTCTTCCCGATGATGCTTATCATACGGTGCTTGTTTCATGTGCAACAGAAGCATTGGAGGAACTGAATAAACAAGAATGGGATATGGTTATTTCGGATATTATGATGCCGGAGATATCAGGATATGAACTGACGAGACTGATTCGGGAACGTTATTCCCTGACGGAATTGCCAGTACTGCTACTTACCGGTGGAAATACGGATATACAGGCTGCCTTCTTAGCTGGCGCCAATGATTATATTACAAAACCGGTGGAAGCAATCGAATTAAAAGCACGTATGGATTCATTACTCACGATGAAGCGCGTGGTCGAGCAGCAAATTCAATTGGAAACTGCATGGTTGCAGGCTCAGATACAGCCGCATTTCTTGTTTAATACACTAAATTCAATTATGGCATTAAGCGAATGGGATATAGAAGAAATGCGAAAGCTGCTGAATGAATTTAGTACCTTTTTACGAAATAAATTTCAGTTTCAACAGATGCAAGATTTGATTTCGTTAGAAGAAGAATTAAATATTGTCCGTTCGTATTTGTATATTGAACAAGTCCGCTATGGAGAGGCTGTGCAAGTGAAGTGGGATCTGGATGATGAACAAGGGGTATATGTACCATTCTTATCTATTCAGCCGTTGGTGGAAAATGCGGTACAACACGGTATCAGGAACAGCTGGGGAAGAGGAACGGTTACTATTAGCTGTAAAAAAGACGTTTCCCAATCCAAAGCAACGATTACGGTAGAAGATGATGGTGTGGGAATCGAAGAAACAGAGATTCGAAACATTTTAAACGGAGAATCTAAAAGCAAATCAGGGGTCGGCCTTTATAATGTTGATAAAAGATTGCATCAGTACTATGGAAGAGGATTAAATATTGTTCGTTCAGCGGATCGAGGGACTAGAGTGTTTTTTGAGGTGGATTTGGACAATAAGGAATAGAGTTGAAATCATAGGAAACTTCATTTTATGGAGAGGAACTCCCTCTTTATAAAATGAAGTTTTAAAAATGTATAGAGCATGAAGGCTCGTTTTTATCCCGCTTCTAGTAGTGTCATCGTTTGATTATCGCCACTTATTGCAAGATGAAATTTGTTTCAAAAGGGAAATTCCTAATGATTGTTATTTATTGTCGTAATGAACCCTTATTTTAAGCAGATTTCCCCACGTATTGTCACTCATATTCTCTTCTAAGCAAAATTTCCTACAAATCGTCCGGATGTACAGAATTTGTATATATATGCACGGTTCCCTGTTATATATCCCGTGAGTTACGATTAATTGTAGTTACAACGTTTCATTTTATCGAAATTGCCGGATTATTTTTGTTGAAATGTATAATCTTAAAATGATCGGTTAAAAGAAACTTGTAGTTGAAAATCATAGAAAGATAGACGGAGGTGTTATGCGCAGTTAACTATTTGCAAAAATGGAATATAGACATAAAGAGGAGGAACAAGTGAATTGAAAACACGTGTGAAAAGAGCAAGTATAGTTATGATTTTTCTTCTGATGATACAGTCCATTGTATCAGGCATTGCTCCTATACAAACAGCGCATGCAGAAGAAAATTCAAATGACGCGTTCTTTGACTTTGCAAGCCTAACAGAAAGCTCTTTCTCTCAAGAAGATGGTGATGGTTTTGTACATATAGACTGGTCACTGTCAAATTTTGATGTAGAAGAAGCGGGACAGTCTACCGATTTCCAAAGCCCGGTTGCATTAGTCGAGCAGGAAGGAACATTATCTTCCGAAGAAGCAACGGATGTTGCCGTCTATGAAACAACGGAAAATGGCATTCATGTGACGTTTAACGAAGCGGCGCTGGAACATCCGGAAGCTGAAGGGACAGTAAAGCTGCAAGTTCCTTTAGAAGAGGAAACTGCTGAGGAAGTGTCTGTTGAAGAGGGAACCGAGGAAGGCGCAGAAAAAGTAACTGAAGAAGAAGGAACCGAGGAATCGGCCGAGGAGGAAGCGGCTGAAGCAGGAACGGAAGAAGCTGCAGGAGAAGGAGCAGTAGAGGAAGAAGGAACTGAGGAAACAGATGGGGAAGAATTGGCTGAAGCGAGAGGGGAAGAAGGAACCGAGGAAATAGCCGGGGAGGAATCGACTGAGGCAAATGAAGAGCAAGAAGAAGCCGCAACTTCTGCTGCATCAAATGTTGGCCCGCAGGTTGAATTAGGGGATATCTTTACCTTTGACTATTTTCAAATGGATGGGGAAGATGTAACAAACGGTGCAGAGGTTTATTTTGATAGTCAATATCAAATTCAATATGCGTGGGATACCGGTGACCAAGAGGTTAATGCTGGAGATACAGCAACATTGGAATTGCCGGGTGTGTTCCAACAATGGGAAAACACGCCAGGTCAAGACATCGAACTTGACGATGGAACGGTAGTAGGAACGTTTACTATCAATAATGGTGTACTAGCGTTTACTTTCGATGAAAATATTGAAGGTCAAAGTGTTCAAAATGGTGTTGTCGGTTTTGGATTAGAATTTGACCGGGAAAAATTCACTGAAGAATGGGAGCAAGAGATTGATTTCGATGGTGATGGTGAAAAAGATTTGACGGTCGTTACCATACCAAATGAAATTGAATCAGAGATGGAAAAAGAAGGAGAACCTGACAGTGACCGAGATGCAAGGGAAATAACTTGGATCGTTGATATTACCAATGGCAGCGACCAACCCATTACGAATGGAGCATTGGGAGATGTTCTTCCAGATGGTGTTGGAGAGCCGGGTAATTTTGAAGTCAGAGAATTGACTTATGATGTTGATGGTAATGAAACGGTTGGTAATGAAGTAGATTTTAACGACCCAACGCGCACTGAAAATGGTTTTGAAATGATATTTGACTCTGTTCCAGCAAGAGGCGGATATCAAGTTGAATATACAACAGAAATCACAGATTATTCCATTACTGAATTTACGAATGACGCTACCTTCAATCATGATGATGGCGAATTAGAAGCAAATACAACAGTTTATGCAACGGAACGCAGTAATCCAATTCAGAAGAGTGGCGAACGTGTATGGTGGGATTACGTCAATCAAGAGGAAGTCGATTTGATTGAATGGACTATTGTCGTAAATGAGAATGGTGTAGATATTGACAATGCGGTTGTTCATGATGAATTACCAGCTGGGTTAACTGTAGTAGATGGTTCGATATCTGTTACAAACAATGGTGAATCTGTTGATATTGATACAACGGCATTCCCGGATAATCCACTTACTTTAGGATCGGTCCGTTCCGATGAAGTTTACACAATTACATTCTTGACAGATTATGATTGGTCAGAAGTAAATGATGGAGAATACGAGGAAGGAAACAGGTTTACAAATAAGACCGAATTATTTGATGGTGAAAATAAAAGAGGAGAAGATGAAGACACAGTAGATGTGTGGAGAGATTCACTCCTTGAGAAATCAGGAAATATTGATGATTATAACTATGAAGACAAAATCTTATCCTGGGAAATAACCGTTAACCAAGCAGGGCATCCGATTAATGATGCAGTTTTAACGGATACACTGCCGGCTGGTTTAGGTGAGATTACTGCAGAAGACATTGATATAGATGGAGCAGAAGTTAATGTTGATGCTATTGAGGTTACGCAAAATAATGACGGCACACAAACGGTTGTTATCAATTTAGGAGATATTGATAGCGCAGTAACAGTTGCTTACCAAACAGAGGTTGAAAATTTTGATGTAGAGCATGATTTCACGAATACAGCAAACCTTGGCGGTGAAGGTATTGGTGACAGTGAGACTGGTGACAATGAAACAGTTAATCCACCAGCAAATAATTTTGGCAAGTCATTCGAGGGAATAGACTATAATGCGAAAACCATTGATTGGCAGCTTGAGGTTAATCCAATTAGAGAGGCAATTTCTGAGCTGACAATTACGGATACTTTCCCTAATGAAGGAATGTTCTTATTAGAAGATACAGTGGAAGTTACCTTAGGTGACGAAGCATTTACGAATTATACTTTGGAACCGATTGATGGCAGCTATCACAATGGTTTTACGATTACGATAGATGAAGACGTAGAACTTGATGGCGGTCAACTAGAAGTGAACTATACAACGTCATATGATCCAGATGAAGTTGAAAATCCACATACAGGTTATAGTGAAGACGGGGATAGCGCTAGACTGTATATTAATGAAGCGCAATATGTAGGTATGACGGAGGGCGGACATTCATTTGACCAAACGCGTGATGCCAATGTTGAAGTAAGAGATGATGCATGGAACAACGGTAAAAAAGAAGGTAATCTTGTTGATCCCGATAATTGGAGCGAGGCTTCTGATAGAAAAATTGCATGGCAAGTGTACTTTAACTATCAAGAGCAGAATCTTGGATCAGATGTTTCCGTAACGGATACATTAGATTATGAAGGAGAAATCATTGACGAGTCGATCAAAGTATCTACGTATGATGTAGATCCTGACGGAAATACATCTATGACGGATACTGTACTGGAACGTGGTGAGGACTATACCGTTGAAGGAGAAGGTACAGAGATTACGATAAACTTTACAAATGATGTGACTGAAAGGTATGTCATTGAATTTGAAACAACTGTTCCAGATATCTCGGAAGAAAACTATGTCAACGATGCGGTGGTTAAAGTCGGAGACAACGAGTATCCTTATACTTCATCTGTTGATTATGACAAAGGGAATGATTTCTTAGATAAACAAGTACTTGGTCATGAAGGATCAGAAGTTTACATTGGTGAAGAACTTGAATGGGAAATCGTCGTTAATGAAAGTCTTTCGAGTGTTGAAGGCGCCACTCTTCAAGATACCATTAGCCCAGGACTTTCATTTGTAGAAGATAGTTTGACGATTGTTACTGGTACTGGTGAAGCATTTACAGAGGGTGAAGACTACACGCTTAGCACAGAGACTAATGAAAATGGCGAAACAGTATTAGATATAACTTTTGAAGAGGATGTAACTGAAGTTTTAACAGTAAACTATGAGACTATCGTTACTGCAGAAGATGGTCAATCAGTTAATAATTCAGTAGAGTTTAGCGGTATGGAAACCCAACTAGGGTCTGACGAAACAGAGGAAATAACAGCCAACCAGTTCGCATGGACTGGTGGGGAATTCAGAGAAGACCGCGGCGCGATTCGAATTCTTAAAGTTGACTCATCAGGAGAACCAATCGAATCTTCAGAAGCTACTTTTGAATTGTATAGAGATATCAATGGTGAAAAGGTACTGCTAGGAGAGTACGTTACAGAGAATGGTGTTCTAGAGATTCCAAACTTACACCTGGGAATCTATTATGTAACAGAAACAGCAGCACCTGATGGCTATCGATTATCCGATGAAGAAATGACCATTGAAGTAGATGAGGTCTATGGTGAAGAAGAATATGTTATAGAAGAGGAATTTAGAAATATAAGTGATCGAGAAATCGACATCCCTGTCAATAAAACATGGGATGATGCAGAGAACCAAGATGATAAACGCTCAGAATCCATTGAAGTGGAATTACTGGCAAATGATAACGGGACAGAATTTGATAACTTGGTACTAAATAGTGAAAATAATTGGGAAGGTGCATTTAATGGCCTGCCTGAACTGGATGAAACTGGTGAAGAAATCACCTATACAATCGAAGAAGTTGATGTCCCTGAAGGCTATGAACGTGATATCAATGGTGACATGGCTGAAGGATTTGATATCACAAACAGCTATACTCCGGAAGTAACGGAAATTTCAGGAGAGAAACTCTGGGAAGACGCTAATAACCAAGATGGAGTACGACCAGAATCCATTACGGTTAATCTGCTAGCAGATGGCGAAGAAATCGACAACCAAGAAGTAACTGCAGAAGATAACTGGAGCTATACGTTTGCCAATTTGCCAGTTTATCAACCAGGTGAAGTTGGTGAAGAAATCACCTACACGGTTACGGAAGATAGTGTGGAAGGTTATACAACTACGACTGATGGATATGATATTACCAATACGCATACGCCGGAAGAACGTAGTGTAACGGTCACCAAAGCATGGGATGATGCCAATAACCAAGACGGCAAACGTTCGGAGTCTGTTGACGTTCAGCTATTCGCAAATGGGGAGGAGTACGGTGATCCAATCACATTAAGTGATGAAAATGAGTGGACGCATACTTGGACGGAACTAGATGTAAACGAAGCAGGTGAAGAGATTACCTACACGGTTGAAGAATTGAATGTTCATGAAGATTATGACGTGGACATTAATGATGAAGACCTAGGTAATGTCACGATCACAAACAGCTATGATCCAGAAGTGACTGACGTATCAGGAACAAAAATATGGGACGATGCTGATAATCAAGATGGCGTACGCCCAGAGTCCATTACGGTTAACTTGCTGGCAAATGGAGAAGAGATTGACAGCAAAGAAGTAACCGGGGAAGATGACTGGAGTTATGAATTCACTGACTTACCTCAATTTGAAGCAGGCGAAGAAATCACGTATACTGTGACTGAAGATGAAGTTGCTGAGTACACAACAACGGTCGAAGGGTATGATATTACCAATACGCATACGCCGGAAGAACGTAGTGTAACAGTCACCAAAGCATGGGAAGATGCTAAAAACCAAGACGGCAAACGTTCAGAATCAGTTAACGTTCAACTCTTCGTAAATGGAGAAGCGTATGGTGAGCCAGTCACATTAAGTGATGAAAACGAGTGGACACACACATGGACGGAACTGGCCGTAAATGAAGCAGGCGAAGAAATCACCTACACGGTTGAAGAGTTGGATGTTCCTGAAGATTATGACGTGGACATTAATGATGAAGATCTAGGTAATATAACAATTACAAACAGCTATGAACCAGAAGTAATGGACATCTCAGGAACGAAAGAATGGGCAGATAACGATCATACTAATCAGCGTCCGGACTCCATCACGGTTAACTTGTTAGCCAATGGAGAGGAAGTGGATTCCGTTGACGTCACAGCGGAAACGGATTGGAATTTTGAGTTTGAGGATGTACCGAAGTTTGCAGACGGTACGGAAATCACCTATACCGTTGAGGAAGAAGCTGTTGACGGATATGTAAAAGAAGACATTGAAGGAACCGCTGAAGATGGATTCACCATTATCAATCGTCTGGAGAAAGTAAGCGTCGGAGACTATGTGTGGTTCGACGAAAACAAAGATGGTCTGCAAGATGATACAGACATCCCAATTGAAGGAGTCGTCTTAACGATAGAAGATGAAGAAGGCAACCCGGTAACGGATGTATATGGAGATCCAGTAGAACCAACAACAACAGATGAAAATGGATACTATATCTTTGAAAATCTGCCAATCGACAATACGTACATTGTACGAATTGATCAGGAAGCATCCGCAGAAGCCTTGGAAGGATATAAACCAACTTTGGAAGAAGTGGGCGATGATAGGTCTATTGATTCATCAACATGGTTTGCGGTATCTCGGCATTTAACAAAAGATGGGGAGCATGACCCCACGTTAGACTTTGGTTTTGTGCAAGCAGATCCTGCAGAAGAGCCAGGCAAAGATCCAGAAGAAGATCCAGGTAAAGAACTAGGAGAGGAACCAGGCAAAGACCCGGAAGAAGATCCAGGTAAGGAACCAGGAGAGGGGCCAGGCAAAGACCCAGAAGAAGATCCAGGTAAAGAAACAGAAGAAGTTTCAGACAAAACTGATTCAGGTAATCGTGAAGGAACCGATGAAAGTGATGGTGGAACATTGCCAGACACTGCAACATCTATCTTCAACTTACTGTTTATCAGCTTAGGCTTACTGACAATTGGAGCAATCTTATTGATTGCCAACCGCTTCCGTAATCGTTCATCTAATTAGATAGAACAAATTTCATGAGGAAAAAGGGGTTATTACCGATCATCGGTAACAACCCCTTTTTTATGGTTAGCCTTAATAAGATTCAATGATACATAGATGATTTAAAAAGCCCACTCATAAATTATGAAGAGGAGGATTTTTCCTGTCATCTCAAAAGTAGAGGGGAACTTCTATCGCCATGGAAGCAAAATATCCGCCGCTTGCCTCTTCTCGCGCTACCATACCAACCGTAATCTTTGATTTAAAAAGCATGACAAATCCCGTAGAACTATGTATACTTAAATCGTGAAAAATCGATCGTTTACGGTTTCAGGTGATTTCTATTTCAGAAATCCAAAAGGGAAGTTGGTGAAAATCCAACGCGGTCCCGCCACTGTATATGTGAGCTAGCTGTAAGGACCACTGTGCCTGCCATGCATGGGAAGGGCAGCAAGCAATGATCATAAGCCAGGAGACCTGCCTGTAACCAAACATGCATCAAACCTACGAGGAATAGGGAGGTGTAATGGGACAGGTCTATATTTTGGCTGCCCATTTGCCTATCCATCTTCATTTTTCGTGAAGATGTTTTTTATGTTACGCAAATACTAAGGGGGCACTAACAATGAAAAAGACTTCATCGTTTCTATTCGTATTCATACTTACATTTAGTCTTTTAATCGGCTGTAGCTCTGATAATTCAAATTCTGAAGATGAGGGGCAAACAGCAGATGATGGCACCGAAAAAACAGAAGAAACAGAGGATACAGAAGGAGCATTTCCACAAACAGTTACAGATGCGCTTGATAATGAGGTGACGATGGATGAAAAACCGGAGCGAATTGTTTCGGTGATTCCAAGCAATACAGAAATTGCGTTTGCGCTTGGGTTGGAAGATGAGATCGTAGGGGTCTCAGACAATGATAATTATCCGGAAGAAGTACAGGAAAAAGAAAGTATAGGCGGCATGGAATTGAACGTCGAAGTAATCCTTAGCTTGGATCCTGATCTCGTTCTTGCCCATGAGTCCAGTGTGGAGGCCACGCAGGAAGGATTGGAGCAGATTCGTGACGCCGGCATTAATGTATTCGTTGTAAATGATGCACAAGATATGGAAGGAACCTACCAATCGATTGAACAAATTGGCCAAGTTACTGGGTCACAAGATGAAGCAGAGGAAATGGTCAGTGATATGGAAGAAGGGTTTGCTTCACTGCATGAACAAGCAGAGGAGATTCCGGAGGAGGAGCAAAAATCGGTCTTTTTTGAAGTATCACCAGAGCCGGATCTATTTACCGCAGGACAAAACACGTTTTTTGATTCACTCCTACAGGTTGTTGGAGCAGATAATGCAGCAGGAGAGCAAGATGGATGGGTACCAATCGATCCAGAGACTATCGTGGAATTGAACCCTGACGTTGTTATAACGACATATGGCCATTATTCGGATGATCCGGTAGAACAAGTAATAAGCCGTGATGGATGGGAATCCATGACTGCAGTTGAAAATGAAGACGTTTATGATATTCATTCTGACCTTGTAAGTCGTCCGGGACCACGCTTAGTTGAGGGTGCAAAGGAGATTGCTGAGGTTGTTTACCCGGAATATTTTGAAGCGGAGTAAATATGTATTTGCCTACATGGTGGCACTTGCATTTTTAATTATTTCCATGCTTACTGCAATAGCGGTTGGCAGTGTGTCGGTCCCTGTTTCAGAAATTATTATGATTATAGGTGCTCACCTTTTTCATTTACCGATGGCTGAGCAGGTCGATGCAACATATATGAATATTGTTTATCACGTTCGCCTGCCCAGAGTACTTCTGGCTGGTTTCGTTGGAGCCTCTCTTGCGATTGCAGGAGCGGCTTTTCAAGGCTTGCTACGAAATCCACTGGCGGACCCCTATATACTGGGAGTTTCCTCCGGTGCTTCTGTCGGGGCTGTTGCAACATTATTTTTTAATATTTCGATTCCGCTCTTTGGTCTTTATACATTGCCGGTTTTAAGCATTATAACAGCTTTACTGACGATTTTATTGGTGTTGTTTTTCGCACGTAAAGTGGACCGGACGATGCGGGTGGAGACGATTATTCTAACTGGCATCATTTTCAGTTCTTTCTTAGGTGCATTTATCTCCCTGATCATTGCTTTTACAGGGGATCAACTACAGCAAATTATGGGTTGGCTGCTTGGGAGTGTATCAATGCGGGGCTGGAGTTATGTTACTATTATGATTCCATTTTTCGTTATTGGCACCCTTTTGCTACTCATCAACACCAGAGAACTCAATGCGATGGCTTTTGGTGAGGAACGAGCACAGCATTTAGGTGTCGATGTAGGCAAACGAAA
It encodes the following:
- a CDS encoding ATP-binding protein, producing MKREHIRTGMFVILCIISLSALRLIWVGLFQENITPAIEDGELDLSTWKIEDRRTVLLDGEWDFYPSQFLMQEDALSAATPETIQVPHGWKHNLGTPFGYGTYRLQMKVDPDDDRNFKLYIPNIRTSSQIYVNGRSVAETGQPAETEAAYTADIMPKTVTFTADEDGHIDLVIQAANFKDNRDGGIYLSPRFGTDETITREVQLTNYSQVAIAVVLLIHAIYTLIIYFIGGRNRKILSFSLLTFSLFSGFLFYTGEKLLQQFFNMSYDLEYWLIHTIYLIIFYALVQCTDHQKLPYWHKIFPFFKWGMAALAVVTIFLSMPQILALRPVYNIFAVITVVVTTASIVLMYKSNPKSRNLMLLGYIAISNHGIWNYIWSGESVYLTFYPFDMMIAVTCYTIVWFQGYFQKHEKTKELAKRLKKVNDEKDQFLANTSHEFRNPLNSILLLSEAIRDREKTVLSTRSMNELNTVLKVGQQMNLLLTDLLQERDLQINKPRLNKQAIALEPIVTGVIDLLQFSSDIKQVQMVNQIPRNFPPVYADENRVMQILFNLVENAMKHTNHGSITISASVKANVAEIHVTDTGIGISEELQQRLFLPYEQGQDSKEKSKGGFGLGLTVTKQLVELHGGTIHVFSKQGEKTTFTFTLELASTEAMPPSTEAHVKMAAAKEEEQSARMLLNNEQAPSVLIVDDDPAGLLALTSILPDDAYHTVLVSCATEALEELNKQEWDMVISDIMMPEISGYELTRLIRERYSLTELPVLLLTGGNTDIQAAFLAGANDYITKPVEAIELKARMDSLLTMKRVVEQQIQLETAWLQAQIQPHFLFNTLNSIMALSEWDIEEMRKLLNEFSTFLRNKFQFQQMQDLISLEEELNIVRSYLYIEQVRYGEAVQVKWDLDDEQGVYVPFLSIQPLVENAVQHGIRNSWGRGTVTISCKKDVSQSKATITVEDDGVGIEETEIRNILNGESKSKSGVGLYNVDKRLHQYYGRGLNIVRSADRGTRVFFEVDLDNKE
- a CDS encoding Cna B-type domain-containing protein, which produces MKTRVKRASIVMIFLLMIQSIVSGIAPIQTAHAEENSNDAFFDFASLTESSFSQEDGDGFVHIDWSLSNFDVEEAGQSTDFQSPVALVEQEGTLSSEEATDVAVYETTENGIHVTFNEAALEHPEAEGTVKLQVPLEEETAEEVSVEEGTEEGAEKVTEEEGTEESAEEEAAEAGTEEAAGEGAVEEEGTEETDGEELAEARGEEGTEEIAGEESTEANEEQEEAATSAASNVGPQVELGDIFTFDYFQMDGEDVTNGAEVYFDSQYQIQYAWDTGDQEVNAGDTATLELPGVFQQWENTPGQDIELDDGTVVGTFTINNGVLAFTFDENIEGQSVQNGVVGFGLEFDREKFTEEWEQEIDFDGDGEKDLTVVTIPNEIESEMEKEGEPDSDRDAREITWIVDITNGSDQPITNGALGDVLPDGVGEPGNFEVRELTYDVDGNETVGNEVDFNDPTRTENGFEMIFDSVPARGGYQVEYTTEITDYSITEFTNDATFNHDDGELEANTTVYATERSNPIQKSGERVWWDYVNQEEVDLIEWTIVVNENGVDIDNAVVHDELPAGLTVVDGSISVTNNGESVDIDTTAFPDNPLTLGSVRSDEVYTITFLTDYDWSEVNDGEYEEGNRFTNKTELFDGENKRGEDEDTVDVWRDSLLEKSGNIDDYNYEDKILSWEITVNQAGHPINDAVLTDTLPAGLGEITAEDIDIDGAEVNVDAIEVTQNNDGTQTVVINLGDIDSAVTVAYQTEVENFDVEHDFTNTANLGGEGIGDSETGDNETVNPPANNFGKSFEGIDYNAKTIDWQLEVNPIREAISELTITDTFPNEGMFLLEDTVEVTLGDEAFTNYTLEPIDGSYHNGFTITIDEDVELDGGQLEVNYTTSYDPDEVENPHTGYSEDGDSARLYINEAQYVGMTEGGHSFDQTRDANVEVRDDAWNNGKKEGNLVDPDNWSEASDRKIAWQVYFNYQEQNLGSDVSVTDTLDYEGEIIDESIKVSTYDVDPDGNTSMTDTVLERGEDYTVEGEGTEITINFTNDVTERYVIEFETTVPDISEENYVNDAVVKVGDNEYPYTSSVDYDKGNDFLDKQVLGHEGSEVYIGEELEWEIVVNESLSSVEGATLQDTISPGLSFVEDSLTIVTGTGEAFTEGEDYTLSTETNENGETVLDITFEEDVTEVLTVNYETIVTAEDGQSVNNSVEFSGMETQLGSDETEEITANQFAWTGGEFREDRGAIRILKVDSSGEPIESSEATFELYRDINGEKVLLGEYVTENGVLEIPNLHLGIYYVTETAAPDGYRLSDEEMTIEVDEVYGEEEYVIEEEFRNISDREIDIPVNKTWDDAENQDDKRSESIEVELLANDNGTEFDNLVLNSENNWEGAFNGLPELDETGEEITYTIEEVDVPEGYERDINGDMAEGFDITNSYTPEVTEISGEKLWEDANNQDGVRPESITVNLLADGEEIDNQEVTAEDNWSYTFANLPVYQPGEVGEEITYTVTEDSVEGYTTTTDGYDITNTHTPEERSVTVTKAWDDANNQDGKRSESVDVQLFANGEEYGDPITLSDENEWTHTWTELDVNEAGEEITYTVEELNVHEDYDVDINDEDLGNVTITNSYDPEVTDVSGTKIWDDADNQDGVRPESITVNLLANGEEIDSKEVTGEDDWSYEFTDLPQFEAGEEITYTVTEDEVAEYTTTVEGYDITNTHTPEERSVTVTKAWEDAKNQDGKRSESVNVQLFVNGEAYGEPVTLSDENEWTHTWTELAVNEAGEEITYTVEELDVPEDYDVDINDEDLGNITITNSYEPEVMDISGTKEWADNDHTNQRPDSITVNLLANGEEVDSVDVTAETDWNFEFEDVPKFADGTEITYTVEEEAVDGYVKEDIEGTAEDGFTIINRLEKVSVGDYVWFDENKDGLQDDTDIPIEGVVLTIEDEEGNPVTDVYGDPVEPTTTDENGYYIFENLPIDNTYIVRIDQEASAEALEGYKPTLEEVGDDRSIDSSTWFAVSRHLTKDGEHDPTLDFGFVQADPAEEPGKDPEEDPGKELGEEPGKDPEEDPGKEPGEGPGKDPEEDPGKETEEVSDKTDSGNREGTDESDGGTLPDTATSIFNLLFISLGLLTIGAILLIANRFRNRSSN
- a CDS encoding ABC transporter substrate-binding protein; amino-acid sequence: MKKTSSFLFVFILTFSLLIGCSSDNSNSEDEGQTADDGTEKTEETEDTEGAFPQTVTDALDNEVTMDEKPERIVSVIPSNTEIAFALGLEDEIVGVSDNDNYPEEVQEKESIGGMELNVEVILSLDPDLVLAHESSVEATQEGLEQIRDAGINVFVVNDAQDMEGTYQSIEQIGQVTGSQDEAEEMVSDMEEGFASLHEQAEEIPEEEQKSVFFEVSPEPDLFTAGQNTFFDSLLQVVGADNAAGEQDGWVPIDPETIVELNPDVVITTYGHYSDDPVEQVISRDGWESMTAVENEDVYDIHSDLVSRPGPRLVEGAKEIAEVVYPEYFEAE
- a CDS encoding FecCD family ABC transporter permease, translated to MQRRLLRLFTRNILKRSKYVFAYMVALAFLIISMLTAIAVGSVSVPVSEIIMIIGAHLFHLPMAEQVDATYMNIVYHVRLPRVLLAGFVGASLAIAGAAFQGLLRNPLADPYILGVSSGASVGAVATLFFNISIPLFGLYTLPVLSIITALLTILLVLFFARKVDRTMRVETIILTGIIFSSFLGAFISLIIAFTGDQLQQIMGWLLGSVSMRGWSYVTIMIPFFVIGTLLLLINTRELNAMAFGEERAQHLGVDVGKRKVIILVAGSILTGAAVAVSGTIGFVGLVIPHLTRRLWGPDHVHLLPLSILTGAGFLMLTDLLSRTVISPTILPIGVITALIGAPVFAVILMKQRKESRGRM